TTGTGCTGGTGCCCCCACCATGACTCGAACATGGGCAAACCAGGATTAGGAATCCTGTGCTCTATCCACCTGAGCTATGGGGGCGGTCCGTTGTGGAGCAAACTCATTAGGCGAGGAGGGGGGTAAAATCAAGCAAATTTCATTCTTGAAAATTCTCTTCGGGGCGATTTCCTTCAAAGCGGGGGCTCTTTCTTGGGGGAGGGCAGGAACGCGTTGAACATCCGCGTGGCTTTGTGTATTCTTGTTATGTCGCTTGGTTTCTCATTTCGGGAAAGGCGCGCCAACGAATCATAACGGGTGAAAATCGATGGGTACATACGTTGCTGCTTCTGAGCCGGGTCAGGATACCTACGGGGCCACGATCTTCGATTACGCCCTGGCCGGGGGCAAATTCGTGGCTTTGACCGACGACACGGTCTTTGTGGAGTTGATCAAGTCGGTTCTGTATCACAGCATGGGGTTGTCGCGAAAGTCCTTCCATCATTTTACCCGGCTCGACGACCTCTTCGAGCTCCTGCACCAGGACTCCCAGGCCCGTTTCATCATCTGTCTTGAGCGTCGCGCGGCGGAGGCGGACATGTCGCAGATCATGGAGCGCATCATGCGTCTGTGCCCCGGCGCGGGGATCATTGTCCTGACCCAGGAGGTGGACCAGTACACCACGGCGCTCCTGGTGGAGCAGGGCGCGCACAACATCATCACCAAGCCCATTTCCGTAGTCTCATTCAGCGAGAAGCTGGCCTTCACCATCGCCCCCCAGGGCAAGCTCAGCAAGCTCATCGAAAAGGGCAAGAAGCTGCTCGAAGCCGGTGGCTGGGGCGAGGCCCTGCTTGTGGCCGACGACATTTTAAAGCAAAAGCCGGACAGCGCGGTGGGGCACATGATCAAGGGCGACGCCTATCTGGGCCTCGAGATGCCCGTCCGGGCCGAAGAGATGTACCAGCGGGCCGTGAAGAACGCGGAATTGTATCTGGCTCCGCTCAAGCGTCTGGCCGCGCTCTACGAGCAGGCCGGGGACGCCGGGAAGCAGCTTGAATGTTTGCGCCGCCTCAACGAGATCAGCCCTCTCAATACGCAACGCATCCTGCACATCGGGGAACTTGAGATCGCCCGCGGCAATACCGCCGTGGCGGAGGAAATGTTCCAGAACGTGATGCGCCTGGCGCAGCGGGAGGCGGATGAATTTCTTTCCAATCTGTCGAGCCGGATCGCCGACATCTGCGCCAGTCGCGATCCGGACATGGCCATCCATTATTCCAAAAAAGCCCTCGATTTGCGGGGCGACAATATCACTGCGGCGGACATTGCCACCGTCAACATCCTGGGCATTTCGCTGCGCAAGCAGGGTAAATGGCGAGAGGCCATTGCCGAGTACCTGCGCGTGCTGGCCGTTGTGCCCGGCAGCGCGAGCCTGCTCTATAACATGGCCATGGCCTATAGCGAAGGCGGGGAGGCCAAGAAGGCCTTGAACGCTCTGCAGAAAGCCCTGAAGATCGATCCCGAGCTGCCCGCCTCGGGCAAGAACGTGGCCTTCAATATCGGCACGATATTTCAGAAGGCTGGTCAAAACGGGACGCAGTTTTTCAAAAAGGCCTACGAACAGGATCCCAACGACAAGGTTCTCTGGGCGGCGCTGAAGCGCTCCCAGGCCCTGCACGAGCGCAACTGACCGGTCGCTTCGGGTCCGTTCGGCAGGCTGCTTTTTTCCATACACAAGGAGTATTCATGGCTGTCCATCCTCTTGCCGGCGCATCCGTGCCGGAATCCATGCGCATAAATGTCCCCCGACTTATATCCGACTACTACACCCTGGCTCCGGACCCTTCGCAGGCGGATCAGCTTGTGGCCTTCGGCACTTCCGGGCATCGGGGCTGCGCCTTCAAGGCCTCCTTCAACGAACCCCATATTTTGGCCATCACCCAGGCCGTGTGCGAGTACCGAGCTTCCAAGGGCATCGACGGGCCACTGTTCGTGGGCATGGACCCCCACGCCCTGTCCGAACCGGCCCTGCGCACGGTGCTGGAGGTTCTGGCGGCGGCCGGCGCGGACTGTCGTTTTCAGCAGGGCTTCGGCTATACTCCGACGCCGGTCATTTCCCACGCCATACTGACCTACAATCGTGGCCGCGTTTCCGGATTGGCCGACGGCCTGGTCATCACCCCGTCGCACAATCCGCCCGAGGATGGCGGCATCAAGTACAATCCGCCCCACGGCGGCCCCGCCGGTACAGACGTTACCGGCTGGATCGAGAAGAGGGCCAACGCCCTGCTCGAAACCCCCGGCGCGGTGCCGCGCATACCGCTGGCCCGGGCGCTGCGGCAGGGGTTGTGCCGGGAGCATGATTTCATCCGTCCCTATGTCCTTGATCTGGAAAACGCCATCGACATGCAGGCCATCCGCAACTCGGGTATCAGCATCGGCGTGGATCCGCTGGGCGGAGCGGGGCTGCCGTTCTGGGAGCCCATCGCCGAGCACTACGGGCTCGATATCACGGTGGTCAGCACGGTCGTCGATCCGGCTTTCATGTTCATGAGTCTGGACAAGGACGGCAAGATTCGCATGGACTGTTCCTCTGCCCATGCCATGGCCAAGCTCATCGCCATGAAGGATTCCTTTTCCATCGCTTTTGCCAACGACCCCGACGCCGACAGGCATGGCATCGTCACCGCCGGGCACGGGCTCATGAATCCCAATCATTATATTTCCGTGGCCATCGATTACCTGCTCGCGCACCGTCCGGGCTGGCCGGTTGCGGCGCAGGTGGGCAAGACCCTGGTCACCAGTTCCATGGTCGACCGCGTGGTGGCAGCACATGGGCGCGGCGTGCGGGAAGTGCCGGTGGGCTTCAAATGGTTCGTGGATGACCTTTTGGCCGGGACGTGCTGTTTCGGCGGCGAGGAGAGCGCGGGCGCGTCCTTCCTGCGCCGCAATGGCGAGGTCTGGACCACGGACAAGGACGGGATTCTTTTGAATTTGCTCGCCGCCGAGATCACCGCCGTGACTGGCAAGGATCCCGGAGACATCTACAAGGAACTGGAGTCGCGTCACGGCAGCCCGATTTACGAGCGCCTGCAGGCTCCGGCCGGCATGGCCCAGAAGAAGCTGCTCTCGTCGCTCTCGCCTGAACAGGTGACTTCCTCCGAGCTTGCGGGCGAGCCCATCCTGGCCAAGATCACCCATGCCCCGGGCAACGGCGCGGCCATCGGCGGACTGAAGGTGGTCACCAAAAACGGCTGGTTCGCTGCCCGGCCCTCTGGCACGGAGGACATGTACAAGATCTACGTGGAAAGCTTTCTGGGCCGGGACCATCTGGAGCGCATCAAGACCGAGGCTCAGGATATGGTCGACGGGGTGCTCACGGGGGTGTGAGACCGCTCAGAGTCGCAAGCCCTGCGTGAGGAAAAAGCCCGCCATCCGCTGCCGGAGGACGGGCTTTTTCAAATTGTGAGCAGCGGTTTTCAAGACGAAAGGCATGGATTCCCGCCTGCGCGGGAATGACCAGGATGTGCCCCGTCAGTGCGGAGTGCCCTCCGTCAGGCCAGAAGAACGCATCACTTTCGTCACGTCTCTTGTCATTCCCGCGCAGGCGGGAATCCATCCGTAGCCCGTATCCAGACGCGGCATCAAAAACGCCCGCCATCGTTTCCGAAAGCGGGCGTCGTACCGTCATTATTGAAAATTACTTTTTCTTCTTGGCCCGTTCCCGGCGCAGCCAGTCGTACCAGGCATCCATGCCCTGGCCGGTGGTGGCGGAGAGGGCGAATATCTCGATGTCTTTGTTGATGGAGCGGGCAAATCCGCTGGCGCGGTCCAGGTCGAAATTGACGTAGGGCAACAGGTCGATCTTATTTAAGATCATGACCTTGGATTCGGCAAAGATGAAGGGATATTTTTCGGGCTTGTCGTCGCCCTCGGTCACGCTCAGGATGGTGACCTTGTAGTCTTCGCCCACGCTGAATTCCGCCGGACAGACCAGGTTGCCCACGTTTTCGACGACGAGGATGTCGATGCCGTCCACGCCCATCTTTTCCGTGGCGTCACGGACCATGGTGCTGTCGAGGTGGCAGCCGCCCGCGGTGTTGATCTGCACGGCGCGAGCCCCGGTGGCGGCCACGCGGCGGGCGTCGTTCTCGGTCTGGCAGTCGCCTTCGATGACGGCCATGTTGAATTCTTCCTTCAGGTCGGTCAGCGTGCGCTCCAGCAGGGAGGTCTTGCCCGATCCCGGCGAACTCATCAGATTGAGGGTCAGGATGCCTTGCGCGCTGAGCCGGGCGTTCAGTTCGGCCGCGACGACGTCATTGGCCTCAAGGATGTTTCGTACCACATCGACTTTCATGCTTTCCTCCACGTTATTCGGCTTGGATGTTATCAATGTAGAGTTCACGGCCGGAGATGATCTCATGCCCCAATTCCGTAGTGCATTGCGGGCAGGGCATGATGACGCGTTCTTCCAGGCTGGGGCTGAATTCGTGGCCGCACTGGCGGCAGCGCACGACCATGGGCATGACCTGCGTCTCCATCTTTGCTCCGGCAAAGGGGGTGTTCATGGTCAGCATTTCAAAGCAGGTTTCAAGAGCTTCAGGAACGATGGCCGAGATCTGGCCATAGACAATTTTGAACGAGTGCAGTTTCGTAAGGCCATGTTTGGCCATTTCTTCACCGATGATCTTGATCAGGCTTTCGGCGATGGACAGTTCGTGCATGTTGACTCCGTTAGGCTTATGAGCGGCGCTCCGTTGCGTAAGCCGTGTCCAGGGCATTGTCCAGAGCAATGCTGGATCGCGTCAGCGTTCCGCCTGAGAGAGTGCAACGGTACATCTCCCAGTCCTGGTGGTTGATGATGTCGATGACGCCGCGCACATTCGGGTCGACGAGGCGCAGCAGAGCTTCAAGATCGCTGTCCACGTCAATGAAGACGCCTTCATGTACGAAGTCCAGCACTTGTCCGCTGATCTCGCATTCATAGGCGGATAAAAACGCAAGGCAATTTTT
This DNA window, taken from Desulfomicrobium sp. ZS1, encodes the following:
- a CDS encoding tetratricopeptide repeat protein — protein: MGTYVAASEPGQDTYGATIFDYALAGGKFVALTDDTVFVELIKSVLYHSMGLSRKSFHHFTRLDDLFELLHQDSQARFIICLERRAAEADMSQIMERIMRLCPGAGIIVLTQEVDQYTTALLVEQGAHNIITKPISVVSFSEKLAFTIAPQGKLSKLIEKGKKLLEAGGWGEALLVADDILKQKPDSAVGHMIKGDAYLGLEMPVRAEEMYQRAVKNAELYLAPLKRLAALYEQAGDAGKQLECLRRLNEISPLNTQRILHIGELEIARGNTAVAEEMFQNVMRLAQREADEFLSNLSSRIADICASRDPDMAIHYSKKALDLRGDNITAADIATVNILGISLRKQGKWREAIAEYLRVLAVVPGSASLLYNMAMAYSEGGEAKKALNALQKALKIDPELPASGKNVAFNIGTIFQKAGQNGTQFFKKAYEQDPNDKVLWAALKRSQALHERN
- the pgm gene encoding phosphoglucomutase (alpha-D-glucose-1,6-bisphosphate-dependent); this encodes MAVHPLAGASVPESMRINVPRLISDYYTLAPDPSQADQLVAFGTSGHRGCAFKASFNEPHILAITQAVCEYRASKGIDGPLFVGMDPHALSEPALRTVLEVLAAAGADCRFQQGFGYTPTPVISHAILTYNRGRVSGLADGLVITPSHNPPEDGGIKYNPPHGGPAGTDVTGWIEKRANALLETPGAVPRIPLARALRQGLCREHDFIRPYVLDLENAIDMQAIRNSGISIGVDPLGGAGLPFWEPIAEHYGLDITVVSTVVDPAFMFMSLDKDGKIRMDCSSAHAMAKLIAMKDSFSIAFANDPDADRHGIVTAGHGLMNPNHYISVAIDYLLAHRPGWPVAAQVGKTLVTSSMVDRVVAAHGRGVREVPVGFKWFVDDLLAGTCCFGGEESAGASFLRRNGEVWTTDKDGILLNLLAAEITAVTGKDPGDIYKELESRHGSPIYERLQAPAGMAQKKLLSSLSPEQVTSSELAGEPILAKITHAPGNGAAIGGLKVVTKNGWFAARPSGTEDMYKIYVESFLGRDHLERIKTEAQDMVDGVLTGV
- the hypB gene encoding hydrogenase nickel incorporation protein HypB — its product is MKVDVVRNILEANDVVAAELNARLSAQGILTLNLMSSPGSGKTSLLERTLTDLKEEFNMAVIEGDCQTENDARRVAATGARAVQINTAGGCHLDSTMVRDATEKMGVDGIDILVVENVGNLVCPAEFSVGEDYKVTILSVTEGDDKPEKYPFIFAESKVMILNKIDLLPYVNFDLDRASGFARSINKDIEIFALSATTGQGMDAWYDWLRRERAKKKK
- a CDS encoding hydrogenase maturation nickel metallochaperone HypA, which encodes MHELSIAESLIKIIGEEMAKHGLTKLHSFKIVYGQISAIVPEALETCFEMLTMNTPFAGAKMETQVMPMVVRCRQCGHEFSPSLEERVIMPCPQCTTELGHEIISGRELYIDNIQAE